CCGACCCGGCCCGGCGCGCTGCGCCACGGAGTGTCCTCGACCCGCAGATCGGGCTCCCTGGACAGCCACTGCGAGAGGACCGATCTGACCAGACACGCGTCGTGCACCAGAAGTACCCGGATCACTGCCGCCCCTTCAGCTCGCCGTACGCCGGCTCGTGGTGGTGAACGCGTGCCCATTGTTGGGCTCCGGGACCGCTTCGCGGGCACGAAGATCCGGCCATCAGGGTGCGCGGGGGCGCACACGGGGCGGTCATACGCCGTCGCGCGCTTCGACCGAGGGGGCATGGGGCCGGCTCGACGGGGTACGGAACAGCAGCTCCCGGGGTCCGTTCGCCGTGCGCGTCGCGCCGTCAGAGGGCAGATTTGGAGCCGGACACCCGCGCGACACCGGGCGAGGAGGTGGTCGCCGTGCCCGAGCAGACGTCCGGCCAGGCGCCGGCGGCCATGTGGGCGCCGGGCGGCCAGCCGCTGCTCTCCCTCGCGCTCACCTCGATGATGGACGCCGTCGGCGCGCACTCCGGAGCCGTGTACCTGCGGCCGGGCGACGGGACGGTCCTGGAGATGGCGGTGATGGCGGGGCTGCCCCGGTCCTTCGCCGCGCCCTGGGAGCGCGTCGGCCTGAGCGCGCCGATCCCGGTCGCCGAAGCGGTGCGCGAACGCCGGCTGGTGTGGGTGGGCGGGGAGGAGGAGATGGCCCGGCGGTATCCGCGCATCGCGGTCGTCCTGCCGTACCCCTTCGCACTGGCCGCGCTGCCCGTGGCCACCGGGACCCGGGCCTACGGCGCGGTCTTCGTCACCTGGCCCGGCTCCCACCCGCCGGAGCTGTCCGAACGGGAGCGGAGGGAGCTGACGTCGGCCTGCGAGCGGCTCGCCCTGCGGCTGGAGCGCGCGGCGGCGCGGAATCTCGCGGTGCGGGCCGAATCGGACGTCCTGGACTCCGGCCCGGTGGGCGGGGTCTCCGACACGCTGGGCACCGTGGAGGCGGCGCGGATGGTGTCCCGGCTGCCGTACGGGATGTGCTCGCTGGATCTGAGGGGGCGGGTGGGGTTCGCGAACGGCGCCGCCGCCGAGATGCTCGGCGTGCCGGTGAGCGGGCTGCTGGGCTCGCAGTTGTGGGCGGCCGTGCCGTGGCTCAACGATCCCATGTACGAGGAGCGCTACCGGGCCGCGCTGATCGGTCAGGACGCCACCTCCTTCGTCGCGCTGCGCCCGCCCTCCGAATGGCTGTCGTTCCGTCTGTATCCGAGCACCACCGGCATCAGCGTGCGGATCAGCCGGGCCCGGTCCGTGTCGCAGATGGGGCCGGCCGGGGCCCGCTCCGGGGACGCACCGACCCGGCTGGTGTCGATGTCGCAGGCGCTGAGTCTGGCCGGGGCGCTCACCGAGACCGTGAGCGTGCAGGACGTCGTCGGGATGGTGGCGGACGAGATCGCGCCGGCGGTGGGCAGCAAGGCGCTGGCACTGCTCGGCGCGCGGGCGGGCCGGCTGCGTGTGCTCGGGCACCACGGATATCCCGACCCGGCCGCGGTGGAGCAGTTCGACGGGATGTCGCTGACCGCCCCGACGCCGGGCGCGCGCGCCGTCTCCCACGGTGTGCCGGCGTTCTTCGACTCTCCGCAGCAGCTGCAACGCCTGTACCCGGCCCGGCCCGTCACCGCCGAGGGATTCGGCTCCTGGGCCTATCTGCCGCTGATCGCCTCCGGCCGTCCGGTGGGCGCCTGTGTGCTGGCCTACGCCGAGCCGCACCCGTTCTCCACGCACGAGCGCGCGGTGCTGACCAGCCTGGCAGGACTGATCGCGCAGGCCCTGGACCGCGCCCTGCTGTACGACACCAAGCACCGGCTGGCGCACGGACTGCAGGCGGCGCTGCTGCCGCCGTCCCTGCCGAGGCTGGCCGGTGTCGAGGCGACCGCCCGCTATCTGCCCGCGACGCGTGGCATGGAGATCGGCGGGGACTTCTACGACCTGGTGCCCTCGCCGCCGCTCGCGGCGGCCGTGATCGGCGACGTGCAGGGACACAACGTGACGGCGGCCGGTCTCATGGGGCAGCTGCGCACCGCCGTCCGCGCCTACACGACGGTGGGCCAGGAGCCGGCGGAGGTCATG
The window above is part of the Streptomyces sp. NBC_00425 genome. Proteins encoded here:
- a CDS encoding SpoIIE family protein phosphatase, which encodes MWAPGGQPLLSLALTSMMDAVGAHSGAVYLRPGDGTVLEMAVMAGLPRSFAAPWERVGLSAPIPVAEAVRERRLVWVGGEEEMARRYPRIAVVLPYPFALAALPVATGTRAYGAVFVTWPGSHPPELSERERRELTSACERLALRLERAAARNLAVRAESDVLDSGPVGGVSDTLGTVEAARMVSRLPYGMCSLDLRGRVGFANGAAAEMLGVPVSGLLGSQLWAAVPWLNDPMYEERYRAALIGQDATSFVALRPPSEWLSFRLYPSTTGISVRISRARSVSQMGPAGARSGDAPTRLVSMSQALSLAGALTETVSVQDVVGMVADEIAPAVGSKALALLGARAGRLRVLGHHGYPDPAAVEQFDGMSLTAPTPGARAVSHGVPAFFDSPQQLQRLYPARPVTAEGFGSWAYLPLIASGRPVGACVLAYAEPHPFSTHERAVLTSLAGLIAQALDRALLYDTKHRLAHGLQAALLPPSLPRLAGVEATARYLPATRGMEIGGDFYDLVPSPPLAAAVIGDVQGHNVTAAGLMGQLRTAVRAYTTVGQEPAEVMRSTNRLLIDLGSDLLASCLYLRLDPAGGRAVMARAGHPPPLLRRANGRVRVLDLAGGPLLGIDASATYPTTEVDLSPGCVLALYTDGLIEKPGVDIEDAVAELGRRLAEHGDRPLEELADELVGRYAQAEDRIDDVALLLLRARPDG